The proteins below are encoded in one region of Salvelinus fontinalis isolate EN_2023a unplaced genomic scaffold, ASM2944872v1 scaffold_1858, whole genome shotgun sequence:
- the LOC129850175 gene encoding uncharacterized protein LOC129850175 isoform X2 (The sequence of the model RefSeq protein was modified relative to this genomic sequence to represent the inferred CDS: added 198 bases not found in genome assembly), with the protein MIYSWKSGLNNGGLKLNVFPYVHKPQAGTLQASAGEQVLQTDVHSAGHDGLRLPALLDCLKDSPLKNLEPKPPQGPRPSREAIKARRAREAKSGVVNLSRQVVGVLALPQTLLSQTTSSSVLPAIKKGTKVTKMETTETPGPLTPNDGEIMISFPSVDDLLTPKSDVTSEAKSDDASCPISPEAFSLTNFLKSHPQRKLIRKFLKQMNVTIGDLDEVIEWVVCVSSEVFLPVMALHRTSRPESSDSFRWGSGVLQIISEKFHQRSSEPKGRLLGGQPPTPPSETDKELQGIADLSVSNILKRAQEDLFSSGEDDLEITHPGITLTEEKLSSIFSELFRGACESAQEAAGRIHHMRSGRGNNSRNGRRPGSPTELGELGSVRSPKGSDVHKVLSEGSLPVFALFGERPGEDGETSSPAGEMDETQTASTPSIPRSGHGGRSCSQTTIPTTGHREAGVTASNIFDVIVHLAHSDTDRELHQEFSSEDDVSLNDIMDIKAVKPLGQILSSWRLVNRIFRGKVHYFGKELICKVYQMLLDSGMGRRPMARQSRSEPILKDLAANRRLSNEFFTDVLYMFIQRAIKNLLENFLGLPTTPPGRDIMWNNNFNWMYRDGWGNTPTSSEEELWDSDSTWSSGLGEEELAESRGRWAALLEKGRLQTLQSSGSGSLSLSDDNKEALGAVCQVLTSRVGDILNSTCNNDYKARLIIQKGLDSGARERFPDSQCPSSPEEEEVVVSAMTVSYPKPSTSTQAAWAAPAQTLDVFLPRPCLDEEEVVPSTSMKDNSVTTTHAARAAPSQTLEEEVGEAEVSDVSDSSLMPTKALEKIPSLLPGKNLIEEDILICSTPWATVISPQTLKFILHGIMCRLEASESPQTRRANDPFRLMKDLFLEVRHALKYADISVVFGLEESIQFIGEDAVKAIVKTAAQRLSLRSDSNRAQLRAARSGGEGAIRCMADTITQVIDDYSEDWSSDCHFGARRSRASGRSHSSTSSRSDITLTEELLARRETLEEDLEEMADDSTGLEKTIVSSAISEKSQKEKQKEKEEAIKEEVRKSGKKKRGNNKDQKKNKVSPLGNDSTMAADEPKKKQALFPRITAALAKLFCFPCKKRCKK; encoded by the exons AACCTTGAGCCGAAGCCCCCACAAGGCCCCAGGCCCAGCCGAGAGGCTATCAAGGCTAGAAGGGCTAGGGAGGCTAAGTCAGGGGTGGTAAACCTAAGCCGCCAAGTAGTTGGTGTGTTGGCACTGCCTCAAACGCTTCTATCTCAAACAACCAGTAGCA GTGTCCTGCCAGCTATCAAGAAGGGCACTAAAGTTACTAAAATGGAGACAACAG AAACCCCAGGTCCCCTGACACCTAATGATGGGGAGATAATGATCTCCTTTCCATCTGTTGATGACCTCCTGACCCCAAAGAGTGATGTCACGTCCGAGGCTAAGAGCGATGATGCCTCCTGTCCAATTTCACCTGAGGCGTTCTCTCTAACAAACTTCCTGAAGTCTCACCC TCAGAGAAAGCTTATCAGGAAGTTCCTCAAACAAATG AACGTGACAATAGGCGACCTGGACGAAGTCATCGagtgggtggtgtgtgtctccagtgaGGTGTTCCTCCCAGTGATGGCTCTGCACAGGACCTCCAGACCAGAGTCGTCAGACTCATTCCGCTGGGGGTCAGGTGTGCTCCAGATCATCTCTGAAAAGTTCCACCAGCGGAGTTCTGAGCCGAAGGGAAGGCTCCTGGGCGGGCAGCCGCCCACTCCCCCTTCTGAGACCGACAAGGAGCTTCAGGGCATAGCAGATCTGTCTGTGAGTAACATCCTGAAAAGGGCCCAGGAGGACCTCTTCTCTTCTGGTGAGGATGACCTGGAGATCACCCATCCAGGCATCACTCTGACCGAAGAGAAGCTCTCCAGCATCTTCTCAGAGCTGTTCAGGGGCGCATGTGAGAGTGCCCAGGAGGCCGCCGGACGCATCCACCACATGAGGTCTGGAAGAGGCAACAACAGCCGAAATGGGAGACGCCCTGGGTCACCAACAGAGTTGGGAGAACTGGGGTCAGTGAGGAGTCCCAAGGGAAGTGACGTCCATAAAGTCCTTAGCGAGGGGTCCCTCCCTGTCTTTGCCCTGTTTGGGGAGAGGCCAGGGGAAGATGGGGAGACCAGCAGCCCTGCTGGGGAGATGGACGAGACCCAGACTGCCAGCACTCCCAGCATTCCCCGGTCTGGGCATGGCGGCAGAAGTTGTAGCCAGACCACCATTCCCACCACCGGCCACAGAGAGGCAGGAGTCACAGCCAGTAACATCTTTGATGTTATTGTTCATCTGGCGCACTCCGACACTGACCGGGAACTCCACCAGGAGTTCAGCAGTGAGGATGATGTTTCACTGAATGACATCATGGACATTAAGGCAGTGAAGCCCCTGGGGCAGATCCTGTCCTCATGGAGGCTGGTCAACAGGATCTTCAGGGGGAAGGTCCACTACTTTGGGAAGGAGCTCATCTGCAAGGTGTATCAGATGCTTCTGGACAGCGGTATGGGCAGGAGGCCAATGGCCCGCCAGAGCAGGTCCGAGCCCATCCTGAAAGACCTGGCTGCCAACCGTAGGCTCTCCAATGAATTCTTCACAGACGTGCTGTACATGTTCATCCAACGTGCCATTAAGAATCTGCTGGAGAACTTCTTGGGTCTGCCGACCACCCCACCAGGTAGAGACATTATGTGGAATAACAATTTCAACTGGATGTATAGGGACGGCTGGGGGAACACCCCCACATCCAGCGAGGAGGAGTTGTGGGACAGCGACTCCACCTGGTCAAGTGGGCTTGGGGAGGAGGAGTTGGCAGAGTCCCGTGGGAGGTGGGCCGCTCTGTTGGAGAAGGGCAGACTCCAGACCCTCCAGTCCTCCGGCTCcggctccctctccctctccgatgACAACAAGGAGGCACTAG GGGCCGTCTGCCAGGTCCTGACCTCCAGGGTGGGAGACATCCTGAACAGTACCTGCAACAACGATTACAAGGCCAGGCTCATCATCCAGAAAG GATTGGATTCCGGTGCCAGGGAAAGGTTCCCTGACTCTCAATGTCCCTCTTCacccgaagaggaggaggtagtagtgAGTGCCATGACTGTCTCATACCCTAAACCCTCCACCTCAACCCAGGCAGCATGGGCAGCTCCTGCCCAGACTCTGGATGTTTTTCTGCCCAGACCCTGCCTGGATGAAGAAGAGGTAGTGCCCAGCACCTCCATGAAGGACAACTCTGTGACGACCACCCATGCAGCACGGGCAGCTCCTTCCCAGACCCTGGAAGAAGAGGTGGGAGAAGCTGAGGTGTCCGACGTGAGTGACAGCTCCCTGATGCCCACCAAGGCCCTTGAGAAgattccctccctcctaccaggcaAGAATCTTATTGAAGAGGACATCCTCATTTGCAGCACTCCCTGGGCCACCGTCATAAGCCCCCAGACCCTGAAGTTTATCCTCCACGGCATCATGTGCCGACTGGAGGCCTCAGAGTCCCCCCAGACAAGGAGGGCCAATGACCCCTTCAGGCTGATGAAGGATCTCTTTCTGGAGGTCCGGCATGCCCTTAAGTATGCTGACATCTCTGTCGTCTTTGGCCTGGAGGAGAGCATCCAATTCATTGGGGAGGATGCGGTGAAGGCCATCGTGAAGACTGCAGCTCAAAGATTGTCCCTGCGTTCGGACTCCAACCGGGCTCAACTGCGTGCCGCACGCTCTGGTGGCGAGGGAGCCATCAGGTGCATGGCGGACACCATCACACAAGTCATAGATGACTATTCCGAGGACTGGAGTTCCGACTGCCATTTTGGAGCCAGGAGGAGCCGTGCTAGTGGGAGGTCACACTCCTCAACGTCCTCAAGGAGTGATATCACACTCACCGAGGAGCTCCTGGCCCGGAGGGAAACCCTTGAAGAGGACCTAGAGGAGATGGCTGATGACAGCACTGGTTTGGAGAAGACCATTGTAAGCTCAGCCATCTCTGAGAAGTCCCAG aaggagaagcagaaggagaaggaagaggcTATTAAGGAAGAAGTGAGGAAGTCAGGAAAGAAGAAGCGAGGTAATAACAAGGACCAGAAGAAGAACAAGGTGTCTCCTCTTGGCAATGATA
- the LOC129850175 gene encoding uncharacterized protein LOC129850175 isoform X5 (The sequence of the model RefSeq protein was modified relative to this genomic sequence to represent the inferred CDS: added 198 bases not found in genome assembly), with translation MIYSWKSGLNNGGLKLNVFPYVHKPQAGTLQASAGEQVLQTDVHSAGHDGLRLPALLDCLKDSPLKNLEPKPPQGPRPSREAIKARRAREAKSGVVNLSRQVVGVLALPQTLLSQTTSSSVLPAIKKGTKVTKMETTETPGPLTPNDGEIMISFPSVDDLLTPKSDVTSEAKSDDASCPISPEAFSLTNFLKSHPQRKLIRKFLKQMNVTIGDLDEVIEWVVCVSSEVFLPVMALHRTSRPESSDSFRWGSGVLQIISEKFHQRSSEPKGRLLGGQPPTPPSETDKELQGIADLSVSNILKRAQEDLFSSGEDDLEITHPGITLTEEKLSSIFSELFRGACESAQEAAGRIHHMRSGRGNNSRNGRRPGSPTELGELGSVRSPKGSDVHKVLSEGSLPVFALFGERPGEDGETSSPAGEMDETQTASTPSIPRSGHGGRSCSQTTIPTTGHREAGVTASNIFDVIVHLAHSDTDRELHQEFSSEDDVSLNDIMDIKAVKPLGQILSSWRLVNRIFRGKVHYFGKELICKVYQMLLDSGMGRRPMARQSRSEPILKDLAANRRLSNEFFTDVLYMFIQRAIKNLLENFLGLPTTPPGRDIMWNNNFNWMYRDGWGNTPTSSEEELWDSDSTWSSGLGEEELAESRGRWAALLEKGRLQTLQSSGSGSLSLSDDNKEALGAVCQVLTSRVGDILNSTCNNDYKARLIIQKGLDSGARERFPDSQCPSSPEEEEVVVSAMTVSYPKPSTSTQAAWAAPAQTLDVFLPRPCLDEEEVVPSTSMKDNSVTTTHAARAAPSQTLEEEVGEAEVSDVSDSSLMPTKALEKIPSLLPGKNLIEEDILICSTPWATVISPQTLKFILHGIMCRLEASESPQTRRANDPFRLMKDLFLEVRHALKYADISVVFGLEESIQFIGEDAVKAIVKTAAQRLSLRSDSNRAQLRAARSGGEGAIRCMADTITQVIDDYSEDWSSDCHFGARRSRASGRSHSSTSSRSDITLTEELLARRETLEEDLEEMADDSTGLEKTIVSSAISEKSQKEKQKEKEEAIKEEVRKSGKKKRGTMAADEPKKKQALFPRITAALAKLFCFPCKKRCKK, from the exons AACCTTGAGCCGAAGCCCCCACAAGGCCCCAGGCCCAGCCGAGAGGCTATCAAGGCTAGAAGGGCTAGGGAGGCTAAGTCAGGGGTGGTAAACCTAAGCCGCCAAGTAGTTGGTGTGTTGGCACTGCCTCAAACGCTTCTATCTCAAACAACCAGTAGCA GTGTCCTGCCAGCTATCAAGAAGGGCACTAAAGTTACTAAAATGGAGACAACAG AAACCCCAGGTCCCCTGACACCTAATGATGGGGAGATAATGATCTCCTTTCCATCTGTTGATGACCTCCTGACCCCAAAGAGTGATGTCACGTCCGAGGCTAAGAGCGATGATGCCTCCTGTCCAATTTCACCTGAGGCGTTCTCTCTAACAAACTTCCTGAAGTCTCACCC TCAGAGAAAGCTTATCAGGAAGTTCCTCAAACAAATG AACGTGACAATAGGCGACCTGGACGAAGTCATCGagtgggtggtgtgtgtctccagtgaGGTGTTCCTCCCAGTGATGGCTCTGCACAGGACCTCCAGACCAGAGTCGTCAGACTCATTCCGCTGGGGGTCAGGTGTGCTCCAGATCATCTCTGAAAAGTTCCACCAGCGGAGTTCTGAGCCGAAGGGAAGGCTCCTGGGCGGGCAGCCGCCCACTCCCCCTTCTGAGACCGACAAGGAGCTTCAGGGCATAGCAGATCTGTCTGTGAGTAACATCCTGAAAAGGGCCCAGGAGGACCTCTTCTCTTCTGGTGAGGATGACCTGGAGATCACCCATCCAGGCATCACTCTGACCGAAGAGAAGCTCTCCAGCATCTTCTCAGAGCTGTTCAGGGGCGCATGTGAGAGTGCCCAGGAGGCCGCCGGACGCATCCACCACATGAGGTCTGGAAGAGGCAACAACAGCCGAAATGGGAGACGCCCTGGGTCACCAACAGAGTTGGGAGAACTGGGGTCAGTGAGGAGTCCCAAGGGAAGTGACGTCCATAAAGTCCTTAGCGAGGGGTCCCTCCCTGTCTTTGCCCTGTTTGGGGAGAGGCCAGGGGAAGATGGGGAGACCAGCAGCCCTGCTGGGGAGATGGACGAGACCCAGACTGCCAGCACTCCCAGCATTCCCCGGTCTGGGCATGGCGGCAGAAGTTGTAGCCAGACCACCATTCCCACCACCGGCCACAGAGAGGCAGGAGTCACAGCCAGTAACATCTTTGATGTTATTGTTCATCTGGCGCACTCCGACACTGACCGGGAACTCCACCAGGAGTTCAGCAGTGAGGATGATGTTTCACTGAATGACATCATGGACATTAAGGCAGTGAAGCCCCTGGGGCAGATCCTGTCCTCATGGAGGCTGGTCAACAGGATCTTCAGGGGGAAGGTCCACTACTTTGGGAAGGAGCTCATCTGCAAGGTGTATCAGATGCTTCTGGACAGCGGTATGGGCAGGAGGCCAATGGCCCGCCAGAGCAGGTCCGAGCCCATCCTGAAAGACCTGGCTGCCAACCGTAGGCTCTCCAATGAATTCTTCACAGACGTGCTGTACATGTTCATCCAACGTGCCATTAAGAATCTGCTGGAGAACTTCTTGGGTCTGCCGACCACCCCACCAGGTAGAGACATTATGTGGAATAACAATTTCAACTGGATGTATAGGGACGGCTGGGGGAACACCCCCACATCCAGCGAGGAGGAGTTGTGGGACAGCGACTCCACCTGGTCAAGTGGGCTTGGGGAGGAGGAGTTGGCAGAGTCCCGTGGGAGGTGGGCCGCTCTGTTGGAGAAGGGCAGACTCCAGACCCTCCAGTCCTCCGGCTCcggctccctctccctctccgatgACAACAAGGAGGCACTAG GGGCCGTCTGCCAGGTCCTGACCTCCAGGGTGGGAGACATCCTGAACAGTACCTGCAACAACGATTACAAGGCCAGGCTCATCATCCAGAAAG GATTGGATTCCGGTGCCAGGGAAAGGTTCCCTGACTCTCAATGTCCCTCTTCacccgaagaggaggaggtagtagtgAGTGCCATGACTGTCTCATACCCTAAACCCTCCACCTCAACCCAGGCAGCATGGGCAGCTCCTGCCCAGACTCTGGATGTTTTTCTGCCCAGACCCTGCCTGGATGAAGAAGAGGTAGTGCCCAGCACCTCCATGAAGGACAACTCTGTGACGACCACCCATGCAGCACGGGCAGCTCCTTCCCAGACCCTGGAAGAAGAGGTGGGAGAAGCTGAGGTGTCCGACGTGAGTGACAGCTCCCTGATGCCCACCAAGGCCCTTGAGAAgattccctccctcctaccaggcaAGAATCTTATTGAAGAGGACATCCTCATTTGCAGCACTCCCTGGGCCACCGTCATAAGCCCCCAGACCCTGAAGTTTATCCTCCACGGCATCATGTGCCGACTGGAGGCCTCAGAGTCCCCCCAGACAAGGAGGGCCAATGACCCCTTCAGGCTGATGAAGGATCTCTTTCTGGAGGTCCGGCATGCCCTTAAGTATGCTGACATCTCTGTCGTCTTTGGCCTGGAGGAGAGCATCCAATTCATTGGGGAGGATGCGGTGAAGGCCATCGTGAAGACTGCAGCTCAAAGATTGTCCCTGCGTTCGGACTCCAACCGGGCTCAACTGCGTGCCGCACGCTCTGGTGGCGAGGGAGCCATCAGGTGCATGGCGGACACCATCACACAAGTCATAGATGACTATTCCGAGGACTGGAGTTCCGACTGCCATTTTGGAGCCAGGAGGAGCCGTGCTAGTGGGAGGTCACACTCCTCAACGTCCTCAAGGAGTGATATCACACTCACCGAGGAGCTCCTGGCCCGGAGGGAAACCCTTGAAGAGGACCTAGAGGAGATGGCTGATGACAGCACTGGTTTGGAGAAGACCATTGTAAGCTCAGCCATCTCTGAGAAGTCCCAG aaggagaagcagaaggagaaggaagaggcTATTAAGGAAGAAGTGAGGAAGTCAGGAAAGAAGAAGCGAG